The proteins below are encoded in one region of Mycobacterium shinjukuense:
- a CDS encoding MOSC domain-containing protein, which yields MVSVNVARVRTNPDPRAVSTVTGIDKVATTEAVMVRAPGPMHGGLGSGLVGDTIGNQKVHGGDDQAVYAYAREDLDAWETQLQRPLTPGMFGENLTTAGVDVTNARIGERWRIGADGLLLEVSAPRTPCRTFAAFLNRQHWIKTFTRAAKPGAYLRVIAPGTVRAGDAITIEYRPDHEVTVALAFRARMSEPELLSRLLAADALSAELAAYARGHLASTEG from the coding sequence GTGGTGTCGGTCAATGTGGCGCGTGTTCGGACTAATCCCGATCCGCGCGCGGTGTCGACGGTGACCGGCATCGACAAGGTGGCCACGACCGAGGCGGTGATGGTGCGCGCACCGGGGCCGATGCATGGCGGCCTGGGCAGTGGGCTCGTCGGGGACACCATCGGCAACCAGAAGGTCCACGGCGGGGATGACCAGGCCGTCTACGCGTATGCGCGAGAAGATCTGGACGCGTGGGAAACCCAGCTTCAGCGCCCGCTCACCCCCGGGATGTTCGGCGAGAACCTGACGACCGCCGGCGTTGATGTGACCAACGCGCGAATCGGCGAACGTTGGCGGATCGGCGCCGATGGCTTGCTGCTGGAGGTCTCCGCGCCGCGCACGCCGTGTCGAACGTTTGCGGCGTTCCTGAATCGCCAGCACTGGATCAAGACCTTCACCCGGGCCGCCAAACCCGGTGCGTACTTACGGGTGATCGCGCCCGGAACGGTTCGCGCCGGCGATGCAATCACGATCGAATACCGCCCCGATCACGAAGTGACCGTCGCCTTGGCGTTTCGTGCCCGAATGTCGGAGCCGGAGTTGCTGTCCCGGCTGTTGGCGGCCGACGCACTCTCGGCCGAGCTCGCGGCCTACGCGCGCGGCCACCTCGCGTCCACCGAAGGCTGA
- a CDS encoding zinc-binding alcohol dehydrogenase family protein has product MGPKATTTMSAWQVRRPGPMNTGPLQRVTTEVPRPEPAELLVAVHACGVCRTDLHVTEGDLPAHRDRVTPGHEVVGEVVEVGADAGDTFAPGDKVGIAWLRHTCGVCTYCRRGDENLCPQSRYTGWDADGGYAEFATVPAAFAHHLPTGYSDSELAPLLCAGIIGYRSLLRAELPPGGRLGVYGFGGSAHITTQVALAQGAEVHVMTRGAEARELALALGAASAQGADDPPPVALDAAILFAPVGELVLPALEALDRGGTLAIAGIHLTDIPRLNYQRHLFQERQIRSVTSNTRADARAFLAFAAQHHIHVTTPEYPLGQADRALTDLGAGRIAGAAVLLV; this is encoded by the coding sequence ATGGGCCCGAAGGCGACGACGACGATGAGCGCGTGGCAGGTGCGTCGCCCCGGCCCAATGAACACCGGCCCGCTGCAGCGAGTCACCACCGAGGTGCCGCGGCCCGAACCGGCCGAGCTGCTGGTCGCGGTGCACGCCTGCGGGGTGTGCCGCACCGACCTGCACGTCACCGAGGGCGACCTGCCGGCGCACCGCGACCGGGTAACCCCCGGCCATGAGGTGGTGGGCGAGGTCGTCGAGGTGGGCGCCGACGCCGGCGACACCTTCGCCCCGGGGGATAAGGTTGGCATCGCCTGGCTGCGGCACACCTGCGGGGTGTGCACATACTGCCGCCGCGGCGACGAGAACCTGTGCCCGCAATCCCGCTACACCGGCTGGGACGCCGACGGCGGGTACGCCGAATTCGCCACGGTCCCTGCGGCTTTCGCGCACCACCTGCCCACCGGGTACAGCGACAGCGAGCTGGCCCCGTTGTTGTGCGCCGGCATCATCGGATACCGCTCCCTGCTGCGCGCCGAGCTACCACCCGGCGGGCGGCTCGGGGTCTACGGGTTCGGCGGCAGCGCGCACATCACCACCCAGGTGGCGTTGGCCCAAGGCGCCGAGGTGCACGTGATGACCCGCGGGGCCGAGGCGCGCGAGCTGGCGCTGGCGCTGGGCGCCGCGTCGGCTCAAGGCGCCGACGATCCGCCCCCGGTGGCGCTGGACGCCGCGATCCTGTTCGCCCCGGTCGGCGAACTGGTGCTGCCCGCACTGGAAGCGCTGGACCGGGGCGGCACCCTGGCCATCGCCGGGATCCACCTGACCGATATTCCGCGCCTCAACTATCAGCGACATCTGTTCCAGGAGCGGCAAATCCGCTCGGTCACCTCCAACACTCGCGCCGATGCCCGCGCCTTCCTGGCCTTCGCGGCCCAGCATCACATCCACGTCACCACACCGGAATATCCACTCGGTCAAGCCGATCGAGCGCTGACCGACCTCGGTGCCGGCCGAATCGCCGGAGCCGCCGTGCTGTTGGTGTAA
- a CDS encoding CPBP family intramembrane glutamic endopeptidase → MSDLATATLLPDSLVSQLSVLHRFRIQVDVAVVVVVLVLTNLIAHFTTPWASIATVPAAAVGLVILVRCNGLGWAELGLGREHWRSGLGYALAAVAVVISVISIGVLLPMTRPMFMNNHYATVSGALVASMVIIPLQTVIPEELAFRGVLQGALNRAWGFRGVAVAGSLLFGLWHVATSLGLTSNNVGFTRLFGGGFVGMCTGVAVAVLATGVAGFVFSWLRRRSGSLLAPIALHWSLNGAGAVAAAVVWHLAT, encoded by the coding sequence ATGTCTGACCTGGCGACCGCAACCCTCCTTCCTGATTCGCTGGTGTCGCAGCTTTCGGTGCTGCACCGGTTCCGGATCCAGGTCGACGTCGCCGTCGTCGTGGTGGTGCTAGTGCTCACCAACCTGATCGCCCACTTCACCACGCCGTGGGCGAGCATCGCGACGGTGCCGGCCGCCGCCGTCGGGCTGGTGATCCTGGTCCGGTGCAACGGCCTGGGCTGGGCCGAACTCGGCCTGGGCCGGGAGCACTGGCGATCCGGGCTCGGATATGCACTGGCCGCCGTGGCCGTCGTGATATCGGTGATCTCGATCGGCGTGCTGCTTCCGATGACCCGGCCGATGTTCATGAACAACCACTACGCGACGGTCTCGGGCGCGCTGGTCGCCTCGATGGTCATCATTCCGCTGCAGACCGTCATCCCCGAGGAGCTGGCCTTTCGCGGGGTGCTGCAGGGCGCGCTGAATCGGGCCTGGGGATTTCGCGGTGTCGCGGTGGCGGGCTCCCTGCTGTTCGGCCTGTGGCATGTCGCGACCTCGTTGGGACTGACGAGCAACAATGTCGGCTTCACCCGGCTGTTCGGCGGCGGATTCGTCGGGATGTGCACGGGGGTGGCCGTAGCGGTGTTGGCCACCGGTGTGGCCGGGTTCGTGTTCAGCTGGCTGCGCCGGCGCAGTGGCAGCCTGCTCGCGCCGATCGCGCTGCACTGGTCGTTGAACGGGGCGGGCGCGGTGGCCGCCGCCGTGGTGTGGCACCTGGCTACCTGA
- a CDS encoding SDR family oxidoreductase: MAGTRSIGPKIRDKVIVITGGARGIGLATAAALHNLGAKVAIGDVDEAKVKESGADLGLDVYGKLDVTDPQSFSDFLDQVERQLGPIDVLVNNAGIMPVGRIVDEPDAVTRRILDINVYGVILGSKLAAQRMVPRGRGHVINVASLAGELYVVGLASYCASKHAVIGFTDSARLEYRSAGVKFSTVLPTFVNTELTAGTAGVKGFKNAEPEDIADAIVRLIAHPKPRVRVTRAAGAAVAAQKFMPRVVTEGLNRMLGGEHVFTDDVDVAKRESYEARARGEV, encoded by the coding sequence GTGGCAGGCACCAGGTCGATCGGCCCCAAGATCCGTGACAAGGTCATCGTCATCACCGGGGGTGCGCGCGGAATCGGTTTGGCGACCGCGGCCGCGCTGCACAATCTGGGCGCCAAGGTCGCCATCGGCGACGTTGACGAGGCAAAGGTGAAGGAGTCCGGTGCCGACCTGGGGCTCGACGTGTACGGAAAGCTCGATGTCACCGACCCGCAGTCGTTTTCGGACTTCCTCGATCAGGTGGAGCGCCAACTGGGCCCGATCGACGTGCTGGTCAACAACGCCGGCATCATGCCCGTTGGCCGGATTGTCGACGAGCCCGACGCGGTCACCCGGCGCATCCTCGACATCAATGTCTACGGGGTGATCCTGGGCAGCAAGCTCGCCGCCCAGCGGATGGTGCCGCGCGGGCGGGGGCACGTCATCAATGTCGCCTCGTTGGCCGGCGAGCTCTACGTCGTGGGGCTGGCCAGCTACTGCGCCAGCAAGCACGCGGTCATCGGGTTCACCGATTCGGCGAGGCTCGAGTACCGGTCGGCCGGTGTGAAGTTCTCCACGGTGTTGCCGACGTTCGTCAACACCGAGCTGACGGCGGGAACCGCCGGGGTGAAAGGATTCAAAAACGCCGAACCCGAAGACATCGCCGACGCGATCGTCAGGCTGATCGCTCACCCCAAGCCGCGGGTGCGGGTCACCAGGGCGGCCGGCGCGGCGGTCGCGGCACAGAAGTTCATGCCGCGCGTGGTGACCGAGGGGCTCAACCGCATGCTCGGCGGTGAACATGTCTTCACCGACGACGTCGACGTGGCCAAGCGCGAGTCCTATGAGGCCCGCGCTCGCGGCGAAGTGTGA
- a CDS encoding alanine and proline-rich secreted protein Apa — translation MHQVDPNSTRRNGLWAVLAIAAAAGASVVTIALPATSSADPEPVPPPTTTAAPATTATPAPATTAATPAPTNTPTGQPGDPSAVPPPVDPNAPPTPVVDPNAPEPGRVGNAAGGFSFVIPPGWVESDASHLDYGSALLSKSLGEPPLPGQAPPVANDTRIVLGRLDQRLYASAEATNPKAAIRLGSDMGEFFMPYPGTRINQETVPLNANGVSGSASYYEVKFSDPAKPNGQIWTGVIGTPAASTPNAGPPQRWFVVWLGTSNNPVDKNAAKVLAESIRPWTPPPAPAQAPGELAPAPAAPAPEPSPAQAPAAGVNPTPTPASPRTQPA, via the coding sequence ATGCATCAGGTGGACCCCAACTCGACACGTCGCAACGGACTGTGGGCGGTCTTGGCGATCGCCGCGGCGGCCGGTGCCAGCGTCGTCACCATTGCGTTGCCGGCGACCTCCAGCGCCGATCCGGAGCCAGTGCCCCCGCCCACCACGACCGCGGCCCCGGCGACCACCGCCACACCCGCACCGGCGACCACCGCGGCCACACCGGCGCCAACGAACACGCCGACCGGCCAGCCCGGCGATCCCAGCGCGGTCCCACCGCCGGTCGACCCCAACGCACCACCCACACCCGTCGTCGACCCCAACGCACCCGAGCCCGGCCGCGTCGGCAACGCAGCCGGCGGATTCAGCTTCGTGATCCCCCCCGGCTGGGTGGAGTCCGACGCCTCCCACCTCGACTACGGGTCGGCCCTGCTCAGCAAGTCGCTCGGCGAACCGCCGCTGCCCGGACAGGCGCCGCCGGTCGCCAACGACACCCGCATCGTGCTCGGCCGGCTGGACCAACGGCTTTACGCCAGCGCCGAAGCCACCAATCCCAAGGCGGCGATCCGGCTGGGCTCGGACATGGGCGAGTTTTTCATGCCCTACCCCGGCACGAGGATCAACCAGGAAACCGTTCCGCTCAACGCCAATGGGGTCTCCGGAAGCGCCTCCTACTACGAGGTGAAGTTCAGTGATCCGGCCAAGCCGAACGGCCAGATCTGGACCGGCGTCATCGGCACTCCCGCGGCCAGCACACCCAATGCCGGACCACCCCAGCGCTGGTTTGTGGTCTGGCTCGGGACCTCGAACAACCCGGTCGACAAGAATGCGGCCAAGGTCTTGGCCGAGTCGATCCGGCCGTGGACACCGCCGCCGGCCCCCGCCCAAGCTCCGGGAGAGCTCGCACCGGCGCCGGCAGCGCCCGCGCCCGAACCGTCGCCCGCCCAGGCCCCGGCCGCGGGAGTAAACCCCACCCCCACCCCGGCGTCGCCGCGGACCCAACCGGCTTGA
- a CDS encoding GlsB/YeaQ/YmgE family stress response membrane protein — MDVMATTDYQTFAPPTAVSWLAYIIIGGIAGWIAGKIVRGSGSGILLNIVIGVTGGFLGGMLLHWLHVDVEHGRKWFTFFVSLLGAVILLWIVSLVRRR, encoded by the coding sequence ATGGACGTCATGGCGACCACCGACTACCAGACCTTCGCCCCGCCGACGGCGGTGAGCTGGCTCGCCTACATCATTATCGGCGGAATCGCCGGCTGGATCGCGGGCAAGATCGTCAGGGGCAGCGGCTCGGGCATCCTGTTGAACATCGTCATCGGCGTGACCGGCGGGTTTCTCGGCGGCATGCTGCTGCACTGGCTGCATGTCGATGTCGAGCATGGCCGCAAATGGTTCACGTTCTTCGTCTCGCTGCTGGGTGCGGTCATCCTGCTGTGGATCGTCAGCCTGGTGCGCAGGCGGTAA